The proteins below are encoded in one region of Apostichopus japonicus isolate 1M-3 chromosome 4, ASM3797524v1, whole genome shotgun sequence:
- the LOC139966507 gene encoding uncharacterized protein — translation MGPQNVVASFAKACTLYSTRTFTTSYILSLKSCRKRQRQLLQRNVASRYSTSCRLLNEKKVGLFLFGRPPEPNLDAGKQSVEEGIENLDPFSREILEKLHNAISPTVILNICKDNKQFMTDIHTSRALQQLAQVWELNPENLPAEISERKELQTAEPMFRELCVSCLRDAQHMDDFTFLSSLRSLIKIGVPENSALVHTLLEHSKHRLNEMSSATFAMFCQIVSRLKVDSEMSQALRKAVILIVPKMIVKADAVWQCVTYLETAWKDISWSDRSRLLNKLIALLKLDPSVTVEDCCQVVEALNSLKVQSGETVEAVCEHVGEHHRNLSAIDVCRLIKGLGRFRYLNLDTMRHLVDRVSHSFQELDSYSLCNVFNGLSNGRYHHADLANLGCRYVVESISDEDLMVEISLVAATSRYFTRLNLKPDQLDEFLELSHKECEVFFSQRAAGATMQEKVDALDASYHLSILNNLKPPLTRPRFEAKAREYLQAGNLWTANVQKILLQIATLRCMDGTFDSDPTIDGNDQLTQPLPNPWKITQRHDHSFESKLVLDLLEDSGRSCRWNSEVDLGGGLTADFVVMSSSTNLKPTNKGLALNILHQEGQAANQKGHLVGLYYLKDKLMKSLGYQTLWIESSYLSKNQPEGKELRDGALIYLNELLQKNGVNLHHHE, via the exons ATGGGTCCACAAAATGTTGTCGCAAGTTTTGCAAAAGCATGTACTCTGTACAGTACTCGAACTTTTACAACAAGTTATATTTTATCACTGAAAAGTTGCAGAAAGCGTCAGCGACAGCTGCTACAGAGAAACGTTGCATCAAGATATTCTACCTCTTGCCGTCTATTGAATGAAAAGAAAGTTGGCCTGTTTTTATTTGGAAGGCCTCCAGAGCCCAATTTAGATGCTGGCAAGCAATCTGTGGAGGAAGGCATTGAAAACCTTGACCCTTTTTCAAGAGAAATTTTGGAGAAACTTCACAATGCTATTAGTCCAACAGTTATTCTTAACATTTGCAAAGATAATAAACAGTTCATGACAGACATCCATACCAGTAGGGCCTTGCAGCAGTTAGCCCAAGTTTGGGAACTCAATCCGGAAAATCTTCCGGCTGAAATAAGTGAACGAAAGGAGCTGCAAACGGCAGAGCCAATGTTCCGCGAGCTTTGCGTATCGTGTCTCAGAGATGCACAGCATATGGATGATTTCACTTTCTTGAGTAGTCTTAGGTCCTTAATAAAAATAGGTGTTCCAGAGAACAGTGCTCTTGTGCATACTTTGCTAGAACATTCCAAACATAGACTTAATGAAATGTCTTCTGCAACATTTGCCATGTTTTGTCAAATTGTTAGTCGTTTGAAGGTGGACTCTGAGATGTCCCAAGCTCTTCGGAAAGCTGTGATCTTGATCGTTCCAAAGATGATCGTGAAAGCCGATGCTGTTTGGCAGTGTGTCACCTACCTAGAGACAGCTTGGAAGGATATTTCATGGAGCGACAGGTCGAGGCTTCTAAACAAACTGATAGCTTTGCTCAAACTGGATCCTTCTGTCACAGTTGAAGATTGTTGTCAAGTTGTCGAAGCACTGAACTCTCTGAAGGTGCAGTCTGGAGAAACGGTCGAAGCAGTCTGCGAGCACGTAGGTGAACATCATAGAAACTTGTCTGCCATTGATGTGTGCAGACTGATTAAAGGGCTGGGTAGATTTAGATACCTCAATCTGGATACGATGAGACATCTCGTAGACCGGGTCAGTCATTCCTTCCAGGAACTCGATAGTTACTCCCTCTGCAATGTGTTTAATGGTCTAAGTAATGGAAGATATCACCATGCCGACCTAGCAAACCTAGGTTGTAGGTATGTCGTAGAATCTATCAGTGACGAGGATTTAATGGTTGAGATATCTCTCGTAGCTGCAACTTCCAGGTATTTTACCAGACTAAATCTGAAGCCAGATCAACTTGATGAGTTCCTTGAGCTTTCTCACAAAGAATGTGAAGTGTTCTTTAGCCAAAGAGCAGCAGGTGCTACAATGCAAGAGAAAGTAGATGCTCTTGATGCTTCCTACCATCTAAGCATCTTGAATAACCTCAAACCTCCTCTGACAAGACCAAGGTTTGAAGCAAAGGCCAGAGAATATCTTCAAGCAGGCAATCTTT GGACTGCAAATGTGCAGAAGATCCTTTTACAGATCGCAACACTTCGTTGCATGGATGGTACCTTTGATTCTGATCCTACCATTGATGGCAATGATCAGCTAACTCAACCACTACCCAATCCATGGAAAATCACTCAGCGCCACGACCACAGCTTCGAATCAAAACTGGTCCTTGATTTGTTGGAGGATTCTGGTAGATCCTGCAGATGGAATTCAGAGGTTGATTTAGGAGGTGGACTTACCGcag ATTTTGTTGTAATGTCATCGAGTACCAATCTCAAGCCAACCAATAAAGG CCTGGCATTGAACATTCTTCACCAAGAAGGCCAAGCAGCTAATCAGAAGGGTCATTTGGTAGGACTTTACTATTTAAAAGACAAATTGATGAAAAGTCTCGGATATCAAACATTATGG ATCGAATCTAGCTATTTGTCGAAGAACCAACCAGAAGGAAAGGAACTCAGAGACGGTGCCCTTATTTATCTGAATGAACTGCTTCAAAAAAATGGTGTCAATCTGCACCATCATGAATAA